TCTCATAGAGCAGGTGCCGCCGCGCCTTTGACAAGCGCGAGCCGCGCCAGACGCCGAATGCCAGAGCGGCCAGCACCAGAAACTTGGCCACCGGGATCACCACACTGGCCACAAGAATAATCAGTGCCACGCCCCAATTGCCATGCTCTGCCAGCGTCACCGCCCCGCCGACAATCGTATCAGATTGCGTACTGACCAGCGTGCGCGTCTCTAGCATCGGAAAAAGATTGGCCGGAATGTAGCAGCCAAGGCCCAACAGCCACCACGCCCAGACCTTTTGCAGCGCCATCGGATCGCGGGATTGCAACGCACTGCCGCAACGCGAACAGCGCGCTGTGCCAAGAGGCGCCACAGCCATGCAACGTGTGCAGCCCACCAGTCCCATGTCGCGCGCGGTTCTCATGCGTCCAGCGAGGCCCAGATTGAATAGCGGCACATCAGACTGTCGGTCGCCACCACCAGCACCACCAGCACCGCAAACATCCACGCCGCCGGGCCAAAGACCACATCCGCCAGATCGCTGAGTTTGACCAGTGCCACGGCGCAACCGATGGCGAAGATTTCGGCCATGGACCACGGCACGAGCGCCTCTGAAAGACGAAAGGCAGGGCGCGCCAGAGGGGCGGGGGGGTGATCGCGGATGATGGGGGCCAAGACATAGATCAGCAGCATCAGGCGCAGCGCCGGTATGACCACGATGAAAAAGAGAACTGCCACCGCCAGCACAGACAGCCCGCCCTCGAACACAAAGGCAGCCTGCAGGATCGAGGCGTCATGGTGTAGCCCGCCCGCGCCGATCGACAAAAAGGGAAAGAGCACCGCTGCCACGATCAGGATCAGAACAGTCAGCGCCAGAGCGATCAGCTGCTTGCCTGCCTTTCGCCGTGGTGCGATCAAGACTGTATGACAGCGCGCGCAAATGGCGCGTTGCCGCATCGCCACCTGGGGCGCGGTATAGACCAGATCACACGTCGGGCAGCAGATGAGGCCCGCCAACTCGTCGGGTGCGGATTGGCGGACGCTCACGAGCGTTTGAGCAGCGCCAGCAATTCCTGCGAGGGCAGGCCGTCCGGCGTCACCCCGACCGATTGCTGAAAGGCGCGAATGGCGTTGATCGTATTGGGGCCGATGATGCCGTCGATCTTTTCGATGGCAAAACCCTTGCGTTGCAGGCGGCGCTGCATATCCATTTTTTCGTCAAAAGACAGGGGGTTATAGCCACGTGGCCAAGCGCCCCTGATTTCTGGCCCGCCGCCGATCCGGTCTGAAAGATGCCCAACGCCCATCGCATAGGCATCGGAATTATTGTAGCGTTTGATCACGCCGAAATTGTCGAAAACCATAAAGGCTGGCCCCTGAAGCCCGGCGGGCAGCAGGATCGACGCAGTGCCGAAATCGCGCACCGCGCGCCCGTCCATACCGACCACGCCCTGCGCCGCCCATTGAGACGGTAGCCGCTTGGCCTTGGCCGCGGCGGCGCTGAACCCGCGCGGAACCTGTACCTCGACGCCCCAAGGTTGGCCCTTGGTCCAGCCAAAGCGCTTGAGATAGGCGGCGGTTGAGGCCAGGGCATCGGTTGGGTTGTCCGACCAGATGTCGCGTTTGCCATCGCCGGTGAAATCCACCGCATAGGCCAGGTAAGAAGTGGGCATGAACTGCGTATGCCCCATAGCCCCGGCCCATGACCCTTTCATGTTTTCAGGTGTCACATCGCCCGATTGCAGGATCTGCAAGGCAGCGATGAGCTGTTTTTCAAAAAACGCGCCGCGCCGTCCGTCATAGGCCAGTGTCGCCAGCGATTGGATCAACGGCAAATCACCAAGCCGTTCGCCATAGGTGCTTTCCATCCCCCAGACGGCGGCGACCACCTCTTTTTCTACGCCGTAATGTGCCTCGATCCGTTCGAGTGCGCGGCGGTGTTTGCGCAGCGCCTCTTGTCCGTTGTTGACCCGGATGGGCGAGACGGCGCTGTCAAGGTAGTCCCAGATCTCGCGTTTGAATTCCGATTGGTTGCGGTCTTTTGATACAATGTCGGGGTTGAACGTCACACCACGAAAGGCGCGGTCAAATACCTGTCCGCTGATCCCTTGCGATAGCGCGCGACCCCGGAAACCGGCCACCCAGGTGTCAAAGCGCGGATTGGCATTGACCGGCACGATGGCGGTCTCAGACACATCCGCCGGGCGCAATTGTGGCCGTAGGCTGCGCACTGGCACGTCGCTCGAAACAACCACCGCCGCTGTGATGAGGCCCGAACCGGGCCGCATCTGCGGGCGTAATGACTGGTCCACCGCCCCGGCCAGCACCGGTGGTGCCCCGATCAGAACGCTCAATAATCCGATATATACCGCTCGCATTGTCCGGCCCCTTGGTTGTGTGGCTCTTGTCACAGAATAGCCCGATTGTTTCCAAATCAAAAGCGATCAAGGGGGCGGAAACGAAAAGGCGCGGCGATTTCTCGCCGCGCCTCTCTGATTGGAATGCTCAGTCCGATCAGGCCAGATCGAAACGGTCGGCGTTCATCACCTTGGTCCATGCGGCGACGAAATCGCACACGAATTTTTCGGGCGCATCGTCCTGTGCGTAGACCTCTGCATAGGCGCGCAGGATCGAATTCGAGCCGAACACCAGATCGACGCGGGTGGCCGTGTGTTTCACGGCACCGGATTTGCGATCTACGATGTTATAGGTGCCATCGCCATTCGGCTCCCATTTGTAGCTCATGTCGGTGAGCGTGGTGAAGAAGTCCGTGGTCAGCGCGCCCACCTTGTCGGTAAACACGCCATGCGCCGTGTCGCCGTGGTTGGTGCCCAGAACCCGCATGCCGCCGATGAGGCAGATCATCTCATGCGCATTGAGCCCCATGAGCTGTGCCCGGTCGAGCAACATTTCTTCGGGCGCAACAATGTAGTCTTTCTTGAGCCAGTTGCGGAAGCCATCGGCCAGCGGTTCCAGCACCTCGAAAGACGCGGCATCGGTCATCTCTGCCGTTGCGTCGCCGCGACCGGGGGCAAACGGCACCTCAACGGCATACCCTGCCGCTTTGGCCGCCTGTTCGATCCCGAGATTGCCGGCCAGAACGATCACATCCGCCACGCTCGCCCCGGTTTCGGCTGCAATGGGTTCAAGTGTTGCCAGAACCCGTGCCAGACGGTCAGGCTCGTTGCCGTCCCAATCCTTTTGCGGGGCAAGACGGATGCGTGCGCCATTGGCACCGCCGCGCAGGTCAGAGTTGCGGAAGGTGCGAGCACTGTCCCATGCGGTGGCGACCATATCCGACAGGCTCAGACCGCTTGCGGCGATCTTTGCCTTGACGGCGGCGACATCGTAGCCGGTCGATCCTGCCGGAATCGGATCTTGCCAGATCAGATCCTCTTTGGGGGCGTCCGGTCCAATGTAGCGGGTCCGCGGTCCGAGGTCGCGGTGTGTCAGCTTGAACCACGCGCGACCAAAGCAATCGTCGAAATAGGCCGGGTCCGCCATGAACTTTTCGCAGATGGCGCGATAGGCCGGATCCATTTTCATCGCCATATCGGCATCGGTCATCATCGGCATGACGCGCTTGGACGGGTCGGTCGCATCAACCGGCATGTCCTCTTCCTTGATGTCGATGGGCTGCCACTGCTGCGCGCCCGCCGGGGATTTGGTGAGTTCCCAGTCATAGCCGAACAGCAGTTTGAAATAGCCCATGTCCCACTTGGTTGGGTGTGTGGTCCAGGCCCCTTCAATGCCAGAGGTCACGGCATTGGTGGCTTTGCCGCCCAGGTTCGGGTTGACCCAGCCAAAGCCCTGATTTTCGACGTCTGCCGCTTCAGGCTCTGCCCCCAATGTCGACGCATCGCCATTGCCATGCGCCTTGCCAACGGTGTGACCACCACAGGTCAGTGCCGCGGTTTCTTCGTCATTCATCGCCATGCGGGCAAAGGTTTCGCGCACCTGACCGGCGGTCGCCAGCGGATCGGGTTGGCCGTTCACGCCCTCGGGGTTCACATAGATCAGGCCCATCTGCACAGCGGCGAGGGGGTTTTCCATCGTGGCCGGGTTTTCGACGCTTTCATAGCGGGTGTCACTCGGCGCCAGCCATTCCTTTTCCGCGCCCCAGTAGGTGTCCTTTTCGGGGTGCCAGATGTCTTCACGACCAAAGGAAAAGCCATAGGTTTTAAGGCCCATGGATTCATACGCCATGTTGCCCGCGAGCAGGATCAGGTCGGCCCAGCTCAGCTTGTTGCCGTATTTCTTTTTGACCGGCCAGAGAATGCGGCGCGCCTTGTCGAGGTTGCCGTTGTCCGGCCAGCTGTTCAGCGGAGCAAAGCGGATATTGCCATGGCCACCGCCACCGCGACCATCGGCCAGACGATAAGAACCAGCCGAGTGCCAGGCGAGACGGATCATCAAACCGCCGTAATGGCCCCAATCGGCGGGCCACCAATCCTGGCTGTCGGTCATCAGCGCCTTGACGTCGGCCTTGACGGCCTCGAAGTCAAGTTTCTTGACCTCTTCGGCATAGTTGAAGTCTGCGCCGAGCGGATTGGTTTTCTGGTCGTGCTGATGCAGGATGTCGAGATTGAGGGATTTGGGCCACCAATCCATGACGCTGGCGCCTGTTTCTGTCACGCTGCCGTGCATGACCGGGCATTTGCCGATGTTGTTACCGTCCATTTTCGTCTCCTACCTAGATCGTTGTCGTTGGTGAGTGGTCTGGTTGCGCCGATCAGAATGCGACCGATTCCAGTGGCCACGCGCGTTATCCTCGGGTCGTGTAACAGATGCGTTCAATAATTAATAATTGGATTTACTAACTGTAACCATAACTACTGATTATTGAACCTGATCCCGCCGCAGCCGGAATACGCCTGTACCGGTTGCGATATGCGTACCGTTGTCATCCCGCACAATGCCTTCTGCGAAATAGGTCGATTTGCCGCCGCCCGTTCGGCGGGCCTCGGCAACGAGCCGCGTGCCTTTGGCCTGCCCCAGATAATTGACTGTGAGCGACAGGGTCAGAGCCATCTGTTGCCGCGCCGGGTCGCCGGTGTAGCAGCCGCAAAAGCCCATGGCGGTATCGAGCAGCGTGGCGTGGATGCCGCCATGCGGCAGCCCCTGACGGTTCATCAGGAACGGCTCTAGCGGCAGTTCGATCCGCGCAAAATCTGTGGACCAGGCAATCAGGCGATATCCAAGATGGGTTTGCAGCGCAGAGGGGGGTTCAAGCAGGTTTGGGTCTATGTCTTGCGTCATATCTTGTCCTTGGTCGCAGAGAGGCCCGCGCGGGCGAATTCGGGCACATACTCCCCAAGACGCAGACCGCGCGCGGGGTCAGAGGCGTTGCCATCCAGCGCGCGTCTTTTGACGCCTTGCAGGATGGCCGCCATGCGGAAATAGCTGAAGGCGAGGTAGAAATGGAACCCCTCAATGGGCGCAATCCCGCGTCTTTCGCAATAGCGGGCGATGAACTCCGCATCCGACCAGAGGCCAAGGGCGGCGCGGTCCACTCCCGCCAGCCCGCGCCCCTCTGCGGTTGCGGGCATAGACCATTGCATGATCACGGCGGCGAGGTCAGCGTAGGGGTGGCCAAGGGTCGACAGCTCCCAATCCAGCACGGCAACGCACGCGGTGCCATGGGGCGCAAAAAGCAGATTGTCGAGGCGGTAGTCGCCATGCACCAGCGTGCGTTGCCCGTCATCTTCGGGAATATGCGCATCGAGCCAGGCCATAAGGGCGGTCATCTCGGGCAGGTCATCGGTGGCTGTGGCGGTATATTGCGCGCACCAGCGGTCCACCTGCCGGCGGTAGTAATTGCCGGACGGGCCGTAGTCTGTAAGGCCGGTTTGCACGAGATCAACGTCATGGATGGCGGCCAGAACGCGGTTCATCTCGTCTAGGATAGCGTGGCGTTCGGGCGGGGTGAGACCGGGCATCGCGGGGGCGTCAAAGCTGCGGCCTTTGACCTCGTCCATGATGTAGAAGGGCGTGCCGATGATGCTTTCATCCTCGCACAGGATGTGCATGCGGGCGACAGGAACCGATGTGTCCTGCAACGCGCGTTGCAAACGAAATTCCCGCTCGACCGCATGGGCGGATTTCAACAGAACGCCGGGCGGTTTGCGACGCAGTACGTAACTGCGCGTGGGCGTTATGAGACGGTAGGTCGGGTTGGATTGCCCGCCGCTGAATTTCTGCGCCGTGAGCGGCCCGGCAAAGCCCGGCAAATGCACGGCAAGCCATGCGGCGACGGCGTCTGTGTCAAGACCGCTCATGCGCTGTCCCCGCGAATGTCGGGGTGGATGTAATCGGCGAACTGGTCGCGCAGTGTCAGTTTCGAGACCTTGCCGGTGGCGGTCATTGGCAGTGCCTCGACCCACAGCAGATCATCGGGCAATTGCCACTTGGCGAAATGCGATGCCATATGGGTGCAGACATCGGCCAGCGTGGGGCGCTCTGAGCCCGTGGCGACCGCCACCAAAACTGGCCGCTCGTCCCATTTCGGATGCGGCACGGCGATCACCGCGCAGGCAGCGATGCCGGGATGCGAGAGGGCGGCGTTTTCCAGATCAATCGAGCTGATCCATTCGCCCCCCGATTTCACCAGATCCTTTGAGCGGTCGCGGATCGTGAGCCGCCCCTCGGGACTGACCGAGGCGACATCGCCGGTGCCGAACCAACCCTCGCTATCCATCGCGGCGCGGGTGGCCTCGGGGTTGTTGAAATAGCCGCTGATCACAGTGTTGCCGCGTATGTATAGCTCGCCTGCCGCCTGTCCGTCATGCGGCAGGCGTTGGCCAGCATCATCGACGATCTTGTAATCTACCCCAAAAAGCCGCCGCCCTGCGCAGCATTTGGCGGTGATCCTCTCTGGCAGCAGTGCCGTTTGCAGCGCGGGGGACAGCACGCCATAGGCCCCAATCGGGCTGGTTTCGGTCATGCCCCACGCCTGTGAGACAATGACGCCGCGCGTCTCATAGGCTTCGATCATCACGCGCGGCATGGCCGATCCGCCGACCACCAGATCGGCAAAGCCGGATGGAATGCGGCCCTGTGCCTTGATCTCCGCAAGCAGCCCCGCCCAGACGGTTGGCACCCCCCAAGCGGAATAGACACCCTCGGCCTCCATGAGGCGAAAGAGGCTGGCCCCGTCCAGATTTGGCCCCGGCATCACAAGTGTCATCCCCGTGAGCGGCGCCACATAGGGCAATCCCCAAGCGTTGACATGAAAGAGCGGCACCACGGGCAGCACGCG
The nucleotide sequence above comes from Roseovarius mucosus. Encoded proteins:
- a CDS encoding paraquat-inducible protein A, with amino-acid sequence MRTARDMGLVGCTRCMAVAPLGTARCSRCGSALQSRDPMALQKVWAWWLLGLGCYIPANLFPMLETRTLVSTQSDTIVGGAVTLAEHGNWGVALIILVASVVIPVAKFLVLAALAFGVWRGSRLSKARRHLLYEIVEYIGRWSMIDVFVVAILSSLVQLQALATITPGRASLFFALSVVFTMLSAQSFDSRMIWDGTRRPEDQEDSQT
- a CDS encoding paraquat-inducible protein A; translated protein: MSVRQSAPDELAGLICCPTCDLVYTAPQVAMRQRAICARCHTVLIAPRRKAGKQLIALALTVLILIVAAVLFPFLSIGAGGLHHDASILQAAFVFEGGLSVLAVAVLFFIVVIPALRLMLLIYVLAPIIRDHPPAPLARPAFRLSEALVPWSMAEIFAIGCAVALVKLSDLADVVFGPAAWMFAVLVVLVVATDSLMCRYSIWASLDA
- a CDS encoding lytic murein transglycosylase, coding for MRAVYIGLLSVLIGAPPVLAGAVDQSLRPQMRPGSGLITAAVVVSSDVPVRSLRPQLRPADVSETAIVPVNANPRFDTWVAGFRGRALSQGISGQVFDRAFRGVTFNPDIVSKDRNQSEFKREIWDYLDSAVSPIRVNNGQEALRKHRRALERIEAHYGVEKEVVAAVWGMESTYGERLGDLPLIQSLATLAYDGRRGAFFEKQLIAALQILQSGDVTPENMKGSWAGAMGHTQFMPTSYLAYAVDFTGDGKRDIWSDNPTDALASTAAYLKRFGWTKGQPWGVEVQVPRGFSAAAAKAKRLPSQWAAQGVVGMDGRAVRDFGTASILLPAGLQGPAFMVFDNFGVIKRYNNSDAYAMGVGHLSDRIGGGPEIRGAWPRGYNPLSFDEKMDMQRRLQRKGFAIEKIDGIIGPNTINAIRAFQQSVGVTPDGLPSQELLALLKRS
- the katG gene encoding catalase/peroxidase HPI; amino-acid sequence: MDGNNIGKCPVMHGSVTETGASVMDWWPKSLNLDILHQHDQKTNPLGADFNYAEEVKKLDFEAVKADVKALMTDSQDWWPADWGHYGGLMIRLAWHSAGSYRLADGRGGGGHGNIRFAPLNSWPDNGNLDKARRILWPVKKKYGNKLSWADLILLAGNMAYESMGLKTYGFSFGREDIWHPEKDTYWGAEKEWLAPSDTRYESVENPATMENPLAAVQMGLIYVNPEGVNGQPDPLATAGQVRETFARMAMNDEETAALTCGGHTVGKAHGNGDASTLGAEPEAADVENQGFGWVNPNLGGKATNAVTSGIEGAWTTHPTKWDMGYFKLLFGYDWELTKSPAGAQQWQPIDIKEEDMPVDATDPSKRVMPMMTDADMAMKMDPAYRAICEKFMADPAYFDDCFGRAWFKLTHRDLGPRTRYIGPDAPKEDLIWQDPIPAGSTGYDVAAVKAKIAASGLSLSDMVATAWDSARTFRNSDLRGGANGARIRLAPQKDWDGNEPDRLARVLATLEPIAAETGASVADVIVLAGNLGIEQAAKAAGYAVEVPFAPGRGDATAEMTDAASFEVLEPLADGFRNWLKKDYIVAPEEMLLDRAQLMGLNAHEMICLIGGMRVLGTNHGDTAHGVFTDKVGALTTDFFTTLTDMSYKWEPNGDGTYNIVDRKSGAVKHTATRVDLVFGSNSILRAYAEVYAQDDAPEKFVCDFVAAWTKVMNADRFDLA
- a CDS encoding PaaI family thioesterase; this translates as MTQDIDPNLLEPPSALQTHLGYRLIAWSTDFARIELPLEPFLMNRQGLPHGGIHATLLDTAMGFCGCYTGDPARQQMALTLSLTVNYLGQAKGTRLVAEARRTGGGKSTYFAEGIVRDDNGTHIATGTGVFRLRRDQVQ
- a CDS encoding phosphotransferase family protein, which produces MSGLDTDAVAAWLAVHLPGFAGPLTAQKFSGGQSNPTYRLITPTRSYVLRRKPPGVLLKSAHAVEREFRLQRALQDTSVPVARMHILCEDESIIGTPFYIMDEVKGRSFDAPAMPGLTPPERHAILDEMNRVLAAIHDVDLVQTGLTDYGPSGNYYRRQVDRWCAQYTATATDDLPEMTALMAWLDAHIPEDDGQRTLVHGDYRLDNLLFAPHGTACVAVLDWELSTLGHPYADLAAVIMQWSMPATAEGRGLAGVDRAALGLWSDAEFIARYCERRGIAPIEGFHFYLAFSYFRMAAILQGVKRRALDGNASDPARGLRLGEYVPEFARAGLSATKDKI
- a CDS encoding long-chain fatty acid--CoA ligase, which produces MQGQMMHRPLRIIDILLHAAEAHAAEGIVSARVEGDLHRQSYPQTLVRVAQLAQALTALGVEQGDRVATLAWNGHQHFELYYGVSGIGAVCHTLNPRLSHEQLLYIIAHADDRLLFLDLSFVPLIEAILPDLPQGLRFVILTDRAHMPDCSFDALCYEDLLAAQPPDFDWPTFPEDTAAGLCYTSGTTGNPKGALYTHRSTLLHALQVPLCQTSSFRAGARVLPVVPLFHVNAWGLPYVAPLTGMTLVMPGPNLDGASLFRLMEAEGVYSAWGVPTVWAGLLAEIKAQGRIPSGFADLVVGGSAMPRVMIEAYETRGVIVSQAWGMTETSPIGAYGVLSPALQTALLPERITAKCCAGRRLFGVDYKIVDDAGQRLPHDGQAAGELYIRGNTVISGYFNNPEATRAAMDSEGWFGTGDVASVSPEGRLTIRDRSKDLVKSGGEWISSIDLENAALSHPGIAACAVIAVPHPKWDERPVLVAVATGSERPTLADVCTHMASHFAKWQLPDDLLWVEALPMTATGKVSKLTLRDQFADYIHPDIRGDSA